From bacterium, the proteins below share one genomic window:
- the carB gene encoding carbamoyl-phosphate synthase large subunit encodes MPKNNSLNKILVIGSGPIIIGQAAEFDYAGTQACKALKEEGFEVILVNSNPATIMTDDNIADRVYIQPLTVNALSYIIEKEKPDGLLPTMGGQTGLNLAIELQEAGILDKFDVKLLGTSLDTIKKAEDRECFKKLMEEIGEPIPPSTIVDNIEEGLKFAEKIGYPIIVRPAYTLGGTGGGIASNKYELKETLHTGLLHSRINQVLLEKSIAGWKEIEYEVMRDSNDTCIVICNMENLDPVGIHTGDSIVVAPSQTLRDEEYQMLRSSAIKIIKALKIEGGCNVQFGLNPESLDYCVIEVNPRVSRSSALASKAAGYPIAKIAAKIAVGFNLHEIPNYVTRKTKASFEPSLDYIVVKIPKWPFDKFSYANRKLGTQMKATGEVMAIDRNFESSFLKAVISLEGNDTGLRKPHITMLSKDDLLKRLETCDDERIFVVAEALRKGISVKRINIITKIDKWFLNKINNIIIVENRLQTEQMTIDLLKRAETMGFTDYEIQDLSKESLAKLDTLRRAHNLYPVYKMVDTCAAEFESYTPYYYSTFEDEDENIISKNQKIIVIGSGPIRIGQGIEFDYCSVHAAWAIQQANYESIIINNNPETVSTDFDTSDKLYFEPLFIEDVFNVIRKEMPKGVIVQFGGQTAINLAPKLLTRGVQILGTSVESIDMAEDRELFEKLLTELKIPQPKGAAVTTLRDAIKTAGDIGYPVLVRPSYVIGGRAMQIVYSDEELTKYVKEAVALSSEHPILIDQYINGKEIEVDAISDKDDILIPGIMEHIERTGVHSGDSFCVYPSQTISQGVLDKIICYTKKLAKALQVIGLMNVQYVVKGDDVFVIEVNPRASRTVPILSKVTKIPMVNIAIQVILGEKLKDLTYGTGLLPNTSLIAVKAPVFSFQKLTNVDTALTPEMKSTGEVLGIDTVYEKALVKAFEGAGYTFPESGNILVSVKNNDKEEAFEIVSEFKNLGFKVIATQLTAKFLRNKGLDVKEVDKFDFDNIHSMIKNNDVNIVINTPTIGKVTERCGFKLRTCAEQYKVPCFTSLDTARAYTVALKTKKNNEKLTYDDINSYIKPLCLK; translated from the coding sequence ATGCCAAAAAATAATTCATTAAATAAAATATTAGTAATAGGTTCAGGCCCGATAATCATTGGACAGGCTGCTGAATTTGATTATGCAGGAACACAAGCTTGTAAAGCGCTTAAAGAAGAAGGATTTGAAGTAATTCTTGTTAACAGCAACCCTGCCACAATCATGACTGATGATAACATTGCTGATAGAGTGTATATACAACCTCTAACTGTTAATGCACTCAGTTATATAATAGAAAAAGAAAAACCGGACGGATTACTCCCTACTATGGGAGGGCAAACAGGTTTAAATCTAGCTATAGAGTTACAAGAAGCAGGTATTCTTGATAAATTTGACGTTAAACTCCTGGGCACATCTTTAGATACAATAAAAAAAGCTGAAGACAGAGAATGCTTTAAAAAACTTATGGAAGAAATCGGAGAACCGATTCCTCCAAGCACTATTGTTGATAACATTGAAGAAGGACTTAAATTTGCCGAAAAAATCGGATATCCGATTATTGTCAGACCTGCTTATACGCTGGGCGGAACCGGTGGCGGCATTGCTTCAAATAAATACGAATTGAAAGAAACTCTCCATACAGGGCTGCTTCACAGTAGAATTAATCAGGTTTTACTTGAAAAAAGCATAGCAGGTTGGAAAGAAATTGAATACGAAGTAATGAGAGACTCAAATGACACCTGTATAGTCATTTGTAATATGGAAAATCTTGATCCTGTCGGGATTCACACAGGAGACAGCATTGTAGTTGCACCTTCTCAAACTTTAAGAGATGAAGAATACCAGATGTTAAGGTCTTCTGCAATAAAAATTATTAAAGCCTTAAAAATAGAAGGCGGATGCAATGTTCAGTTTGGATTAAATCCTGAATCTCTTGACTACTGCGTTATAGAAGTAAATCCGAGAGTAAGCAGGTCATCAGCTCTTGCTTCAAAAGCTGCAGGTTATCCTATTGCAAAAATTGCAGCAAAAATTGCAGTGGGGTTTAACCTTCACGAAATACCAAACTATGTTACAAGAAAGACAAAAGCTTCTTTTGAACCATCACTTGATTATATAGTTGTTAAAATCCCCAAATGGCCTTTTGACAAGTTCTCTTATGCCAACAGAAAGCTGGGAACACAGATGAAAGCAACCGGCGAAGTAATGGCTATTGACAGAAACTTTGAAAGTTCTTTCTTAAAAGCCGTAATATCACTCGAAGGCAATGATACAGGTTTAAGAAAACCACATATTACAATGCTTTCAAAGGATGATTTATTAAAAAGACTTGAAACTTGCGATGATGAAAGAATTTTTGTTGTTGCAGAAGCTTTAAGAAAAGGGATTTCTGTTAAAAGAATAAATATCATAACAAAAATCGATAAATGGTTTCTTAACAAAATAAATAATATAATAATTGTTGAAAACAGGCTCCAAACAGAACAAATGACTATTGATTTGCTCAAAAGAGCTGAAACGATGGGATTTACCGACTACGAAATACAGGATTTGTCCAAAGAATCTCTGGCAAAGCTAGATACACTCAGAAGAGCGCACAATCTTTATCCTGTTTACAAAATGGTAGACACTTGTGCGGCTGAATTTGAGTCTTATACCCCTTACTATTACTCAACTTTCGAAGATGAAGATGAAAATATAATCAGTAAAAATCAAAAAATTATAGTAATTGGCTCCGGTCCGATAAGAATAGGACAGGGAATAGAATTTGATTACTGCTCTGTTCACGCAGCATGGGCAATTCAACAGGCTAACTATGAGTCTATAATCATTAATAATAACCCTGAAACAGTCAGTACAGACTTTGATACATCTGATAAACTTTATTTTGAGCCTTTATTTATAGAAGATGTTTTCAACGTAATAAGAAAAGAAATGCCAAAAGGTGTAATCGTTCAATTTGGCGGGCAAACTGCAATAAATCTAGCCCCAAAACTCTTAACAAGAGGAGTTCAAATACTTGGTACTTCTGTAGAATCAATCGATATGGCAGAAGATAGGGAACTTTTTGAAAAACTTCTCACAGAATTAAAAATCCCCCAACCCAAAGGCGCAGCAGTAACTACTCTTAGAGATGCTATTAAAACTGCGGGTGACATTGGTTATCCTGTATTAGTCAGACCTTCTTACGTTATAGGAGGAAGGGCTATGCAAATAGTTTATTCTGATGAAGAGCTTACAAAATACGTAAAAGAAGCTGTTGCTCTATCATCAGAACACCCAATTCTTATTGATCAGTATATAAACGGAAAAGAAATTGAAGTAGACGCAATTTCTGACAAAGATGACATCTTAATTCCAGGGATAATGGAACATATCGAAAGAACGGGCGTACACTCAGGCGACAGTTTCTGCGTCTATCCTTCGCAAACCATTTCTCAAGGTGTTCTTGACAAAATTATCTGCTACACAAAAAAGCTGGCAAAGGCTTTACAGGTTATCGGGTTAATGAACGTGCAGTATGTGGTTAAAGGCGATGATGTTTTTGTAATAGAAGTAAACCCAAGAGCATCAAGAACAGTGCCTATATTGAGTAAAGTGACCAAAATTCCTATGGTAAATATTGCAATACAAGTAATTCTCGGAGAAAAACTTAAAGATTTGACTTATGGAACAGGATTATTGCCAAACACAAGCTTAATTGCCGTAAAAGCTCCTGTATTTTCTTTTCAGAAACTTACAAATGTCGACACTGCGCTTACTCCTGAAATGAAATCAACAGGTGAAGTTCTAGGGATAGATACAGTTTATGAAAAAGCGCTTGTTAAGGCCTTTGAGGGTGCCGGCTATACTTTCCCCGAAAGCGGCAATATTCTTGTTTCTGTAAAAAATAATGATAAAGAAGAAGCATTTGAAATTGTTAGCGAATTCAAAAATCTGGGTTTTAAAGTAATCGCAACACAATTAACAGCTAAATTCCTGAGAAACAAAGGTCTTGATGTTAAGGAAGTCGATAAATTCGACTTTGATAATATACATTCGATGATTAAAAACAACGATGTAAATATTGTTATAAATACTCCAACTATAGGTAAAGTTACAGAAAGATGCGGATTTAAGCTGAGGACATGCGCAGAGCAATATAAAGTTCCTTGCTTTACTTCACTTGATACTGCAAGAGCATATACTGTAGCACTTAAAACAAAGAAAAATAATGAAAAGCTCACATATGATGATATAAATAGCTATATTAAACCACTTTGTTTAAAATAA
- the carA gene encoding glutamine-hydrolyzing carbamoyl-phosphate synthase small subunit: MKAYILLEDGTIFEGNSCGADITSFGEICFNTGMSGYQEILTDPSYAGQTVVMTYPLIGNYGICDEDVESKRIQVQGFIVKELCEMESNWKSTKNLSDYLKEQNIPCVSGVDTRRLTKKIRISGAMNCVITTQKPDEEIKSLLKQHIFPSDVVKQVSSKDSHVELPSQNDKKYKIGLIDLGVKNGIVKHLTKLGCEVHVFPFDIDSKTLLTSEFDAVLLSNGPGDPQAVKETINTTKELIGKMPLFGICLGHQILALALGANTYKLKFGHRGSNHPVIDLRTNKVYMTAQNHGYAVSKENLPKTVQITHINVNDDTVEGFCSEQFNINTVQFHPEAGPGPLDANSIFSEWIKRLD, translated from the coding sequence ATGAAAGCATATATATTACTTGAAGATGGAACAATATTTGAAGGGAATTCCTGCGGTGCAGATATAACTTCGTTCGGTGAGATTTGTTTCAATACAGGAATGAGCGGCTATCAAGAAATATTGACCGACCCGTCTTATGCAGGTCAAACAGTTGTAATGACGTATCCGCTTATAGGAAATTACGGCATTTGCGATGAAGATGTTGAGTCTAAAAGAATTCAGGTTCAAGGATTTATTGTAAAAGAGCTTTGTGAGATGGAAAGCAACTGGAAAAGTACAAAAAACCTTTCTGATTATTTAAAAGAGCAAAATATTCCTTGTGTTTCAGGTGTTGATACAAGAAGGCTGACAAAAAAAATACGTATATCAGGTGCTATGAACTGCGTAATTACAACACAGAAGCCTGATGAAGAAATTAAAAGCCTGCTGAAACAGCATATTTTCCCTTCTGACGTGGTTAAACAGGTATCTTCCAAAGATTCGCATGTTGAGCTTCCTTCTCAAAATGATAAAAAATACAAAATAGGACTTATTGACCTCGGAGTTAAAAATGGCATAGTTAAACACCTCACTAAGCTTGGATGTGAAGTCCATGTGTTTCCTTTTGATATTGATTCTAAAACCTTATTAACATCTGAGTTTGATGCAGTACTGCTTTCTAACGGGCCTGGAGATCCACAGGCCGTTAAAGAAACAATTAACACAACAAAAGAGCTTATAGGAAAAATGCCGTTATTTGGAATTTGTCTGGGGCACCAGATTTTAGCGCTCGCTTTAGGAGCAAATACTTACAAACTAAAATTCGGACACAGAGGAAGCAACCATCCTGTCATTGATTTAAGGACAAATAAAGTTTATATGACAGCACAAAACCATGGATATGCCGTTTCAAAAGAAAATTTGCCAAAGACTGTTCAAATTACGCATATTAACGTGAATGATGATACTGTAGAAGGTTTTTGCAGTGAACAATTCAACATAAATACAGTTCAGTTTCATCCTGAGGCCGGTCCCGGCCCGTTGGATGCAAATTCTATTTTCAGTGAGTGGATAAAGAGATTGGATTAA